CTGGAAAGTTCTTTAACTTCGTACCACATACGTACCTTTCTAAGGTCATGTATCTGAGTCTTCATAGTGTTTGTATTTTTGTGAATTACAAATATATGAAGACTCTTCTTTAACCCTTTTTATGTACATTGCATATTGCCAATTTCTGTACATTCAATCTTGCCGAAAATTGTACATGCGAAGTTACTGATTACAGATGGTGGCGTATTTTACACGCAAGCGAGCCATTACGTAGATATGATTTATTTTCTTTTCGGAAAAATCACAAATGCGTATGGTGTAGGAGGTCGTATGCGTAAATTTGAAGTTTATGATACTGTTTCGGCAATATGCGAACTGCAAAACGGGACTGTAGGTGCCTTAAACGCAACCGTGAGCGTGTTTCGCTCCAATTATCTTACTGAATTGACCGTTATCGGTGAAAAGGGAACCATACGGCTAAGTGGAACTAATCTTAACCGTATTGATTTTTGGGATGTAAATGATATGGAAAAACCAGATAAAGACTTCACCATTGACCATCAATACGGGAAGTGCCACGATACAATGTATGAATATATTGTACAGAAAAAGTGGGATATGTTTCCGAATTACGAGGGAGTGTTAAACGGAATACAGTTGATGGAGAGGATATCGTTTTAGAAGTTCAATGATGGAAAGTGTTCAAAATTCTCGTTGTGTATCGATTGGATATGTCCCGTTTTCTATTATTAATCACTCGAAGTCAGCATATTATCCTTATTGATACACCATTGCATAATTACCCAAGCTAAACCACCAGCATCATTACCCAGTGCTGCATTATCCGAATTAAGTTGATTTATTAATCCACTAATTCGTCGATGATTTTTTATGATGGATAATATAGTTTTGTCCACTGTTTTGGGTATGGAAATCTTTTTATCTAAAATCCATTGGGTTAGGTAGAAATTATTAGCATCCACCAATGTCATCGATTGAGGAAGATCAACAGTGGACACACATCCTTCAAGTGTCGGAATTTCATTAATTAACGTGGCCAATATATATTTTTCAGAAATACTTTTCTCTTCTTTGAAAGAAATCCTCACTATTTCAGGTAATTCTTCATATAATACACCTATTTCTTGTCGAAACATGTCATATTTCCAAAAAGTTTGACATATGTGAAAAAACCGAATTAAAGTTCTACAAGAAAAAACCGGTAATATATAAGTAATGTATTTTAAAATCAATATTTTATGAAATTGATTTACGCAATTTTCGATATGTTGCTCCCATTTACTTTTTGTAGAGGATGTCACTGAAATAAATCTATTCCATATATACAAAGCTTTTTCTGCTTCAGCACCAAGATCGTTAAAAAAATATGCTTTATTGTTCTCGCGAAAAATAATGTTATCCACTTCATCAAATATATCTTCATCAGCCTGAACAAATCCTTTTTTGATCAAATAATGGATTCCCCATACAATACCATACAACCCATCATCAAACCTTCTTTTAACGCCCTGTTTCATTTCCTGCAATATTAATTCTATCAGGATATCCGCATAATCAGTCATTTTAAGATCATTCCTATATTTTCCGTATTGGTACAAAAGGATAGCAATGCCGATTTTACCTGTCGTTAACCCATTTTGTGGGACAAGGGTACTCACTTTTGCAATTTGTTGGATTAAAAGGTCAAGAGTATAAGATATTTCCTTGTAGGAGTTCATGTTTGTTTCATTTGAAAAATATATTGATTACAATGTGCTTGCAAAAAATTCTGTAATTTTTGCTGTGAATAATATCGTGTTACTCGATTAGCTTCCAGTAGTTTATCTATCCATTGGTTAATTAATTTTTCATCAAAATGGCAATCGGCCATACCATTAATGAAAGAATTATGCAATGCTTTCTCAGATTCAGTAGGTTTGATCCTAAAAAATGAAAGTTGTTTCATGCGAATTTGCACCATAAAGAAAAACTGTTCTTTACCTTTTCTTTTTGTAATTTGTTGTTCATGCATCCGGATCTGATAAAAGATTTCATTAATATTGCTGGCCGGAAATAAGGATAATGCCCTTACCTGCCAGTCATAATCGGAAGAATAGGTATATGATTCGTTATAATATAAATCGTACTTTTGAACAAGGGCAGTTCTAACCATACATGTAGCATGGCTCGAATAACAATTACGCAAAAATAATACTTTAATAGTCTCGTAATCGGTTTCTTTATAATAAGGAAGAGGGTCATTAAGCATTTGAAATGCACTTCCGATCATCCCTAATTCTTTATTTTCTTCCAAAAAAAGATATTGTTTCTCCAAGCGCTTAGGCAAGTTTATGTCATCGGATCCAACCACGCAGAGATATTCACCCTTAGCAACTCTCATGCCGGCATTCATTGCCGGATAACATCCTCTATTTTCAGGAAAATTAATAATTTTAATGCGTTTATCGAGATAAGAATGCGCTATTTCTCTGCTGTTATCCGTCGAGCCGTCATTAACTACGATCAGTTCAAAATCGGGCAGGGTTTGAGCGAGAACGCTGTCAATACTTTCCTTAATTAAATGTCCGTAATTATAAACGGGCATGATAACTGAAACGAGAGGATTATATTTCATGATTCTCAATACTTTTAGAGGGTTTATAATCACTTAAAATATTATCGATAAAATTTGGATAGTTTCTACTGGCGTTGAAATTCTCTTCCCAGAATTTGTGTATGCCATTTCGGAAAAGAGAATTTCTCGATTTGGCTAAAAGCATTTGTAGAATTATATTTTTAACATCCTCAACCTCAAAATCTGCCTGTACCAATATCCCAACTTTAGCCGTAACTATTTCTGAACTACCTCCAACATTGGTAGCCACTATCGGAATTCCAAAACTGATAGCTTCCATTATGGAAACAGGCAAACCTTCTGTGGAAGAAAGATTGATAAAACAGTCCACCTTTTCAGTAAGATAGAACTTATATATATCCTTATTGTCTACATGTCCGAAGAACACAGCCTCAATATTTTCGGGTAGAAGTTGATCTGCCAATTTCTTTATTTCTCCAAATAAAGGGCCATCTCCAAAGTGTACCCATTTTACAGAAATATCCTTTATAAAGGCCAACGATTCTATAATTTTATCAACCCGCTTTATGTCAACTATCCTGGAACAGCTTACAAGTAGGTAAGATGGCGTCTGTTTCTCTTTTATTGAATTAATAATATTATCTATTCCCAAATAAGAAAGTTTATACTTTGTTTTGTATTTCGGGTATTTTTCGGTTATATATTTCAATCCGTGTCTTGAAATCAGATACAGTTTTGCTACATACTGTAATTGCAGTTTTCGAAAGGGAATATAACCCTCTTCTCTTCTCTCATTGTATAAATCATAGCCATGAGCGCGCGAAATGAAGTATTGTATTCTGTTTTTTGACCTTAAAATGGACAATAATGTAGCATAATGATCAAACCAGTAGGTGTAATGAATGGCATTTGTTATCTTGTTTTTTTCAAGAAAAACATATAAAGATTCTGCATAACACGATATTTTGAAAAGTAAATGTACTATGTTTTTTATATTTTTAATGCGTATAATATCACTAAGACAGTAAATAGGCCATTTACCAATATTTCCAAATATTTTAGATTTCGGATACAGTTCAAAATGAAGTTTCATTACCTTAGTATTTTCGGGCAGATGACGCTTTTTTCCGAATATCTGAAATGGAATTATATAGATTTGATTGAATGATTTTGAAAGATATTTTATTTCTGTTTCAAGAAACTGTTCTCCTAGTCCGTAAGGATAATTAAGAGTATAAAGACAAAGTGTGTTCATGCCTGTATGCTTATATGAAATTTTCTACAACATAAGCGTGTTAAATGATATCCTCCCATATTTCAACCTGAAAATAGCTCTCCATCGAATCAAATGTATCTCTGATTTCTGATCCACGAATATATTTATTTTATCTAATTTTAAAAACAAGCCAACCCATCTATGATTTTATGCTTCTCCAAATCATTATCTATTTCTCGCAAAAGCACTGGGAGATAAAGTCAACTATGCCCGCCTGATGAAAATGTTATCAATCTATTGTGATATGCCAATCAGACGCAATATCATTAGCTTTTAAGGACAACTCCTTACTATAAAAATGTTGTGTACTAACATCACTTTTTTTAGATGGAATTTTGTTTTGTAAGATTATGCCCCGTTGTTTAAACCTATTCATTTCATTATTTTATTTTTCTGATCAGTATTTCTGTTCTGTATATCATCTGTAGTCGGATATTGGAATCCTTTATAATATAGGACAAAAAGTAAGTTTATTCTTAAATCTATTCAAAATCAATCGTTAGGTTAGGTATAAAGTTGATGTAATCTTTCAATAGCAAAGATAGGATTTGAATTATTCCTGCAAAATCCGATTTTTTATCTTATTGCTTGCCAGTAAAGGTATATGTATTTAAAAAATGACAGTCAAAAAAGGTTTTTTTATTTTGACGAAAATAACACAAAACAATTAGAAAACCTATTATTTTCAGAATTATTTTTCTTTCGCATATTCGATACAAGGACAACTGTTATAGATAAAAAGCTATACAAGTTCTCCTTATTTTGATATAGTTGAATTACTTAATATATTCAGTGTTGTTTTTTATAATACACTTATTTAAAACAACAAATTTGCCGAACGACTATTCGATTCCTCCTGAGAGGCTGCTCTTTATTTCCGGAGTTCTTTGGCTGGTTTCAGGCCGTTTTCTTTAGCCATTTTCTGGGTTTGTACGCCCAGCAATTGATAAAAACGGGACAACCTGTTGGCTGCCCCGTCTCTTGTGCGGATTATTGTTCTATCTTCTCGTGCTTGGCGATTTTTATCTCGATTTTTTGTTGTTCCTTGTTGAAATCCACCACTACGGTCTCGCCTTCCTTGATGCCTGTCCGCAGGATCACTTCAGCCATTTCGTCTTCCACGTACTTCTGGATGGCACGTTTTAGCGGACGGGCTCCGAACTGTACATCATAACCTTTGTCGGCAAGAAACTCTTTGGCTTCGGTAGTGAGTTCAACGCAGTAACCCAACTCTTTGATACGCTTGTATAGTCCGTTAAGTTCCAGGTCGATAATTTTGAAGATAGAATCTTTGCTTAACTGGTCAAACATCACGATGTCGTCTACCCGATTCAAGAACTCGGGGGCAAACGCTTTGTTCAGCGCTTTTTGTATAACACTTCTCGAATATTCGGTGTCGGAGACATCGCTGTTGGTGCTGAACCCGATTCCGCGGCCGAAATCCTTTAGCTGTCGTGTCCCGATATTGGAGGTCATGATGAGGATCGTATTTTTGAAATCGATTTTACGTCCCAGGCTATCGGTGATATGCCCTTCATCCAGAATTTGCAGCAAGATGTTGAACACATCGGGGTGCGCTTTTTCTATTTCGTCAAGCAGGACAACGGAGTAGGGGCGGCGACGCACTTTTTCGGTCAACTGACCGCCTTCTTCGTACCCCACGTATCCGGGAGGCGCTCCTACCAGGCGGGAAACGTTGAACTTCTCCATATATTCGCTCATGTCTACGCGGATAAGGTTTTCGTGCGAGTCGAACAGAAACTCCGCTAGCTTTTTTGCCAGGTGTGTTTTCCCGACGCCTGTTGGTCCCAGGAACATAAACGTACCGATAGGCTTGTTGGGATCTTTCAGCCCCACGCGGTTCCGCTGGATAGCCTTCACGATCTTGTCCACGGCTTCATCCTGGCCGATGACCTGCGCTTTGAGTTCATTTTTCATTTCCAGCAAGCGTTGGCCTTCGGCCTGGGCAATCCGCTGAACAGGCACGCCCGATATCATGGCCACCACCTCGGCAATTTTTTCTTCGTCAACGATTTCCGGTTTTTCCTTTATTTCTTTTTGCCAGCGTTGCTCTTCAGCTTCCAGTGCCAGCAAAAGCTGGCGTTGTTTGTCGCGATAGCTTGCCGCCAATTCATATTTCTGGGCTTTCACCGCGTCGTTTTTCATCTGTTCCACCACTTTCAGCTCTTCCTCCATCTCTTCAATCACTTTGGGAATGGAGATGTTGGAAATATGAACACGCGCGCCGGATTCATCCAGGGCATCGATGGCCTTATCGGGAAAAGTACGGTCGGATACATACCTTTCTGTCAGCTTCACGCACGCCTCCAACGCCTCGTCGGTATAACGGACGTTGTGATGTTCTTCGTACCGCTCTTTAATGTTCCGGAGGATTTGCAAGGTCTCTTCGGGGGTGGTAGCGTCAACGATTACTTTCTGGAAACGACGTTCCAGTGCCCCGTCTTTTTCAATGTTCTTGCGATATTCATCCAGCGTGGTAGCTCCAATACACTGAATTTCACCTCGAGACAGCGCAGGTTTCAGCATGTTTGCCGCGTCCAGCGATCCGGCAGCTCCTCCGGCACCGACGATGGTGTGAATCTCGTCGATAAAGAGAATGATGTTCGGATTTTTAGACAGTTCGTTCAGTATGGCTTTGATCCGCTCTTCAAACTGGCCACGGTACTTGGTCCCGGCTACAATGGAGGCCATATCAAGCGCAATCACGCGTTTGTCGAACATGGCACGTGAAACTTTTTTCTGTACGATACGTAATGCTAGTCCATCCACGATGGCCGACTTTCCTACACCGGGATCGCCAATGAGCACGGGATTGTTTTTCTTGCGGCGGCTCAGTATCTGGGCAATGCGTTCGATTTCCTTTTCCCGTCCCACAATGGGGTCGAGGCGGTTCTCCAGGGCGGCACGGGTAATATCTGTTCCGAAATTATCAAGTACCGGTGTGTCTGAAGCCGGGCTTTTTGCCTGCGATTGTCCGCCTTGTCCTCCAGGATTGAAAGATGATTTTCCGGCCTGTTCATCGTCATCGTCGTCAGTAAAGTTCGGGCCCATTGAAGGAGAATCCGCACTGCTTTCGGCACGTGCGTCAAGTATACTTTTTACATACAGAAAAGCACTGGAATAATCGAGATGAAACTGTTGCAGGATATCGTTTATCGGAGTATTTTTCTCCTTTAGCAGCGCTAAAAGGATATGTTCCGAATCGGTTTCTGTGCTTTTGGTGAGCCTGGCTTCCAGTATGCTCATCTTTAACGTTTTTTCCGTACTTTTGTTGATGACCAATTCACGTGTTTCGTCGTACGGCTCCTGAATCTGGCGAAACCGGTCGTCGATATAGTTTTTTAAATGCTTTATGTCCACATCAAAATCCTGAAGCACCTGGATGGCCATCCCGTCCCCGTCGCGGAGAATAGCGAGCATCAAGTGTTCCGGTCCGATATAATTGTTTTGTAGTCTTTCGGCTTCTTCACGGCTGTATGCCATGATGTCCCTGACCCGTTGAGAAAAATTGTTGTCCATTTATTAACTTCCTTATCTTCTAAATAGTAGATTACAAATATAGTTTTTTATTTAGTATAATAACAAAAACAATGCCAACAAAGTTAGTTAATCCCTGGGTCCTGTGACTAAATTAATGCCGCTTTAACTCTTGTTTTGAGTTCCGGCAATACTTTTTCGGTAAACCACTTATTCTTTGCCTGCCAAATATTGTTTCGGGGTGACGGATGAGGCAACGGAAAATAATCAGGCAAGTACACGTCGAAAAGCAAGATGGTTTCCGTCAGGGTGGCTTTGGCTGTATCCCGAAGGTAGT
This portion of the Petrimonas sulfuriphila genome encodes:
- a CDS encoding glycosyltransferase, with protein sequence MKYNPLVSVIMPVYNYGHLIKESIDSVLAQTLPDFELIVVNDGSTDNSREIAHSYLDKRIKIINFPENRGCYPAMNAGMRVAKGEYLCVVGSDDINLPKRLEKQYLFLEENKELGMIGSAFQMLNDPLPYYKETDYETIKVLFLRNCYSSHATCMVRTALVQKYDLYYNESYTYSSDYDWQVRALSLFPASNINEIFYQIRMHEQQITKRKGKEQFFFMVQIRMKQLSFFRIKPTESEKALHNSFINGMADCHFDEKLINQWIDKLLEANRVTRYYSQQKLQNFLQAHCNQYIFQMKQT
- a CDS encoding glycosyltransferase, with protein sequence MKLHFELYPKSKIFGNIGKWPIYCLSDIIRIKNIKNIVHLLFKISCYAESLYVFLEKNKITNAIHYTYWFDHYATLLSILRSKNRIQYFISRAHGYDLYNERREEGYIPFRKLQLQYVAKLYLISRHGLKYITEKYPKYKTKYKLSYLGIDNIINSIKEKQTPSYLLVSCSRIVDIKRVDKIIESLAFIKDISVKWVHFGDGPLFGEIKKLADQLLPENIEAVFFGHVDNKDIYKFYLTEKVDCFINLSSTEGLPVSIMEAISFGIPIVATNVGGSSEIVTAKVGILVQADFEVEDVKNIILQMLLAKSRNSLFRNGIHKFWEENFNASRNYPNFIDNILSDYKPSKSIENHEI
- a CDS encoding ATP-dependent Clp protease ATP-binding subunit, giving the protein MDNNFSQRVRDIMAYSREEAERLQNNYIGPEHLMLAILRDGDGMAIQVLQDFDVDIKHLKNYIDDRFRQIQEPYDETRELVINKSTEKTLKMSILEARLTKSTETDSEHILLALLKEKNTPINDILQQFHLDYSSAFLYVKSILDARAESSADSPSMGPNFTDDDDDEQAGKSSFNPGGQGGQSQAKSPASDTPVLDNFGTDITRAALENRLDPIVGREKEIERIAQILSRRKKNNPVLIGDPGVGKSAIVDGLALRIVQKKVSRAMFDKRVIALDMASIVAGTKYRGQFEERIKAILNELSKNPNIILFIDEIHTIVGAGGAAGSLDAANMLKPALSRGEIQCIGATTLDEYRKNIEKDGALERRFQKVIVDATTPEETLQILRNIKERYEEHHNVRYTDEALEACVKLTERYVSDRTFPDKAIDALDESGARVHISNISIPKVIEEMEEELKVVEQMKNDAVKAQKYELAASYRDKQRQLLLALEAEEQRWQKEIKEKPEIVDEEKIAEVVAMISGVPVQRIAQAEGQRLLEMKNELKAQVIGQDEAVDKIVKAIQRNRVGLKDPNKPIGTFMFLGPTGVGKTHLAKKLAEFLFDSHENLIRVDMSEYMEKFNVSRLVGAPPGYVGYEEGGQLTEKVRRRPYSVVLLDEIEKAHPDVFNILLQILDEGHITDSLGRKIDFKNTILIMTSNIGTRQLKDFGRGIGFSTNSDVSDTEYSRSVIQKALNKAFAPEFLNRVDDIVMFDQLSKDSIFKIIDLELNGLYKRIKELGYCVELTTEAKEFLADKGYDVQFGARPLKRAIQKYVEDEMAEVILRTGIKEGETVVVDFNKEQQKIEIKIAKHEKIEQ